Proteins co-encoded in one bacterium genomic window:
- the rpmF gene encoding 50S ribosomal protein L32, with product MANPKRRFSNSRTAKRHSAWKLSSPSISLCPQCRHPKLPHRVCTNCGFYNNSLTLSMAKKEFRQQRKEKKRKEAAGAPPEKEEKKE from the coding sequence ATGGCTAATCCAAAGCGTAGATTTTCTAACTCTAGGACAGCAAAGAGGCATTCTGCATGGAAGCTTTCTTCCCCTTCTATTTCTCTTTGTCCACAATGCAGGCATCCGAAACTTCCCCATAGGGTATGTACAAATTGTGGGTTTTACAACAATTCACTAACCCTTTCAATGGCAAAAAAGGAATTTAGACAACAGAGGAAAGAGAAAAAAAGAAAAGAGGCAGCAGGAGCACCACCAGAGAAGGAAGAGAAGAAGGAATAA
- the accD gene encoding acetyl-CoA carboxylase, carboxyltransferase subunit beta translates to MAFFRKPKYTTLAFKPQEINPPNELWIKCDGCSTLLYKNELERNLSVCPKCNFHFRLKAKDRIKITIDKKSFKEDFSDISPCDFLRFKDIKPYEERLKSAEKETGLSDAIVCGFGKIDGHPVAIAIMDFSFMGGSMGSVVGEKIALLTEKAIELSSPLIIFSSSGGARMQEGMVSLFQMAKTAGVISVFKKRGGFFISVLTDPTTGGVSASFAFLGDVIIAEPKALIGFAGPRVIEQTIRQRLPDGFQRSEFLLSHGIIDMITERKDLKKRLSSLLSFFS, encoded by the coding sequence ATGGCATTTTTTAGAAAACCAAAGTACACAACCCTTGCATTCAAGCCGCAGGAGATTAACCCTCCAAATGAGCTTTGGATAAAATGCGATGGCTGTTCTACCTTGCTCTATAAAAACGAGCTTGAAAGAAACCTCTCTGTCTGTCCAAAATGCAATTTCCATTTCAGGTTAAAAGCAAAGGATAGAATAAAAATAACCATTGATAAAAAATCATTCAAGGAGGATTTTTCTGATATATCACCTTGTGATTTCTTAAGATTTAAGGATATAAAGCCCTATGAAGAGAGGCTTAAGAGCGCAGAAAAGGAAACAGGGCTTTCTGATGCTATTGTTTGTGGCTTTGGAAAGATAGATGGCCACCCTGTAGCCATTGCTATAATGGATTTTTCATTTATGGGAGGGAGCATGGGCTCTGTTGTTGGCGAAAAGATAGCCTTGCTTACAGAGAAGGCTATAGAGCTTTCTTCTCCCCTAATAATTTTTTCTAGCTCTGGTGGTGCAAGGATGCAGGAGGGTATGGTTTCCCTTTTTCAAATGGCAAAAACAGCGGGTGTCATCTCTGTTTTTAAAAAAAGGGGTGGTTTTTTTATCTCTGTCTTAACCGACCCAACAACAGGAGGCGTTTCTGCATCATTTGCATTCCTTGGCGATGTTATTATTGCCGAACCAAAGGCATTAATTGGCTTTGCAGGTCCTAGGGTTATAGAGCAGACAATTAGACAAAGGCTTCCAGATGGTTTCCAGAGGTCTGAGTTTCTCCTTTCCCATGGAATTATTGATATGATTACAGAAAGAAAGGATTTAAAAAAAAGGCTTTCTTCCCTCCTCTCCTTCTTTTCTTAA
- a CDS encoding slipin family protein codes for MNILFTPIGVVAVLIFVLISAIKVLREYERAVIFRLGRLVGERGPGLIIILPVIEQWQKVDTRTITMDIPPQEVITQDNVTIRVNAVAYFRVVNPNEAITKVMNYTYATSQIAQTTLRSVLGQAELDELLSQREKINQRLQEIIDNQTEPWGIKVSVVEVKDVELPEAMKRAMAKQAEAEREKRAKIIHAEGEFQAAERLTAAAETISRIPSAIQLRFLQTLTEISTEKTSTIIFPVPIDMLKSLVKGEKNG; via the coding sequence ATGAACATATTGTTTACACCAATAGGTGTTGTGGCAGTGTTAATCTTTGTGCTTATCTCTGCCATAAAGGTATTGAGGGAGTATGAGAGAGCTGTCATTTTCCGTTTAGGAAGGCTTGTGGGAGAAAGGGGGCCAGGCTTGATTATCATCCTTCCTGTTATTGAACAGTGGCAAAAGGTTGACACAAGGACAATTACAATGGATATTCCTCCACAAGAGGTAATAACCCAAGATAATGTTACAATAAGGGTTAATGCTGTAGCATATTTCAGGGTGGTTAATCCAAATGAGGCGATAACAAAGGTTATGAACTATACCTATGCAACATCGCAGATAGCACAGACAACCTTAAGGAGCGTGCTTGGCCAGGCTGAGCTTGATGAGCTTCTATCCCAGAGGGAGAAGATAAACCAGAGGCTTCAGGAAATTATTGATAACCAGACAGAGCCTTGGGGGATAAAGGTTTCTGTGGTTGAGGTAAAGGATGTTGAGCTACCTGAAGCAATGAAGAGGGCTATGGCGAAACAGGCAGAGGCAGAGAGGGAAAAGAGGGCAAAGATAATCCATGCCGAGGGAGAATTCCAGGCAGCAGAAAGGCTTACCGCAGCTGCTGAGACAATATCAAGGATTCCATCAGCAATACAATTAAGGTTCCTCCAGACATTAACAGAGATTTCAACAGAGAAGACATCAACGATTATCTTCCCTGTTCCAATAGATATGTTAAAATCATTAGTTAAAGGAGAGAAAAATGGCTAA
- the ispF gene encoding 2-C-methyl-D-erythritol 2,4-cyclodiphosphate synthase, with amino-acid sequence MYKEDYYHILGIKRDASFEDIKAAYRKLVKEHHPDKGKVSPERIKEINEAYSILSNHDKRLRYDLLNPVNEEEFDEDKMKGLEEDEVIPVEPVRMGIGFDTHPLVSYRKLFLGGVEVPYAYGLASHSDGDVLLHSLCDALFGAIGEDDIGHHFPDTNPEYKDASSIIFLQQTSEILAKRGFKANNVDCVILAEKPLLSPYIPKMKEKISKILEIPQENVGVKATTCAGLGYIGKKEGISAYAIASVISTRKK; translated from the coding sequence ATGTATAAAGAAGATTATTATCATATTCTTGGTATTAAAAGGGATGCCTCTTTTGAAGATATAAAGGCAGCTTATAGAAAGCTTGTCAAGGAGCATCATCCTGATAAAGGAAAAGTTTCTCCTGAAAGGATAAAGGAGATAAATGAGGCATATAGTATCTTGAGCAATCATGACAAAAGATTAAGGTATGACCTTCTTAATCCAGTGAATGAAGAGGAATTTGACGAGGATAAGATGAAGGGATTGGAAGAAGACGAGGTTATTCCTGTTGAGCCTGTAAGAATGGGAATAGGTTTTGATACCCATCCTCTGGTCTCCTATAGAAAACTTTTTCTTGGAGGCGTTGAGGTTCCTTATGCCTATGGATTGGCATCACATTCTGATGGCGATGTTCTTTTACATAGCCTATGCGATGCATTGTTTGGGGCTATTGGAGAGGATGATATTGGTCATCACTTTCCAGATACAAATCCAGAGTATAAGGATGCCTCATCCATTATCTTCCTTCAGCAGACATCGGAGATTCTTGCAAAAAGGGGATTTAAGGCAAATAATGTTGATTGTGTTATATTGGCTGAAAAGCCATTGCTTTCTCCTTACATCCCAAAGATGAAGGAGAAAATTAGTAAAATTCTTGAAATTCCGCAGGAGAATGTTGGTGTTAAGGCTACAACCTGTGCGGGATTGGGATATATTGGAAAAAAGGAAGGAATATCTGCTTATGCTATTGCTAGCGTTATTTCAACCAGAAAAAAATAA